AGACCTATCTCCGACTGGGCGAGTGGGAGGTGCGCGACCAGATCGAGGGAGCTCGCTACGCGCAAGGGCTGGGGTTCGTCGACCCCGCGCGCATCGGCATCTGGGGCTGGAGCTACGGCGGCTACGTGGCCGCGATGTGTATCCTGAAGGGCGCCGATGTGTTCCGCGCCGCCATCGCCGTGGCGCCCGTCACCGACTGGGCGCTCTACGATGCCATCTACACCGAGCGCTACATGCGCCGGCCCGCCGACAACCCGGAGGGATATCGCGAGAGCGCGCCCGTCAACCACACCGAACGGCTGCGTGGGCGCTTTCTGCTGGTGCACGGCACGATGGACGATAACGTGCACTTTCAGAACAGCGCCCGCCTGGCCGCGGCGCTCCAGGAGGCCAAACGACCGTTCGACGCCATGTACTATCCGGGCAAGCACCACGGCATCGAGGACCGGCACCTGCACCTCTATCGCCTGATGACGGACTTCCTCAAACGCAGCCTCTGATGGGTGGCCTCAGAACGCGACGACCGCCAGGGCCAGCCGGTCGGCCATCTCCTCGTAGCGGGCGGCCGTCCCGTCGCCGAGGGCCTCGTCCGCCTTGCGGAACGCCTCCATCAAGACGGCCTGCTCGGTGTCCTCGAGCAGCTTGTTCGTCATGGGGAAGAGGAGGTAGTCTTCCTTCCATATGTGGGACGGGTAGAACTCGGCCAGGTCGCGCAGCACGGCGATGAGCGGCTCGCGTGCGCCCGGGCGCCCGGCAGCGTAGGCCGTCACCGCCTCGGCTAGATGTGCCACCTTTTCCCGTCCCTCCACGTGCTCGGCATTCAGCGCGCCGATGGGACAGCCGCGCGGCCCGACGCCCTTCTCGATCAGCAACGGGAAGAGGAGGACCTCCTCCTTGCCGTGGTGGGCCAGGTCCGCGTACCCGCGGAGGAAGTCGGCCGCCCCTTCCAGTGTGGTCACATCGGCCTCGGCGCCGGCTTCCAGGCGATCCGCCATCAGGGCAAGGACGCCCACCACCTTT
The Chthonomonadales bacterium genome window above contains:
- a CDS encoding hemerythrin domain-containing protein; this encodes MSRPTDLLEREHHYIQKVVGVLALMADRLEAGAEADVTTLEGAADFLRGYADLAHHGKEEVLLFPLLIEKGVGPRGCPIGALNAEHVEGREKVAHLAEAVTAYAAGRPGAREPLIAVLRDLAEFYPSHIWKEDYLLFPMTNKLLEDTEQAVLMEAFRKADEALGDGTAARYEEMADRLALAVVAF